One genomic window of Spiroplasma endosymbiont of Diplazon laetatorius includes the following:
- the rlmB gene encoding 23S rRNA (guanosine(2251)-2'-O)-methyltransferase RlmB yields the protein MKNYIYGKNAVENIIKNFRNEIKQVFILKGHSFDPQIYNLIKENNIEWKSLEKHDFVSLIKEGVNHQGFIAQVRDFTYVEMKDFYDASKEKQTVLILDKIQDPQNFGSIIRTASLFGVDAIIIQDNNQVQVTSAVMKASAGTIYNVPIIKVSNLKTAMSNLKDRGFWIYSSHLGENSKFIEEVEFDKKSAIIIGNEGNGISSKIVEASDFIFKIKTNSVIDSLNVSVATGIILYQVSFR from the coding sequence ATGAAAAATTATATTTACGGTAAAAATGCAGTTGAGAACATTATTAAAAATTTTAGAAATGAAATCAAACAAGTTTTTATTTTAAAAGGGCACTCATTTGATCCGCAAATATATAATTTAATCAAAGAAAATAATATCGAATGAAAATCTTTGGAAAAACATGATTTCGTTTCTCTTATTAAAGAGGGTGTAAATCACCAAGGTTTTATAGCTCAAGTTAGAGATTTTACTTATGTTGAAATGAAGGATTTTTACGATGCTTCAAAAGAAAAACAAACTGTTTTAATTTTAGATAAAATACAAGACCCACAAAATTTTGGGTCAATCATAAGAACGGCAAGTTTATTTGGTGTTGATGCAATAATTATTCAAGATAACAATCAAGTGCAAGTAACTTCAGCTGTTATGAAGGCTTCTGCTGGAACAATTTACAATGTACCAATAATTAAGGTAAGCAATTTAAAAACTGCAATGAGTAATCTTAAAGATAGGGGATTTTGAATTTATAGTTCTCACTTAGGTGAAAACAGTAAATTCATAGAGGAAGTTGAATTTGATAAAAAATCAGCAATTATTATAGGGAATGAGGGCAATGGTATTAGTAGTAAGATTGTCGAAGCCTCAGACTTTATTTTCAAAATTAAAACAAATAGCGTAATTGACTCGCTAAACGTATCAGTCGCAACAGGAATTATTCTATATCAAGTCTCTTTTAGATAA
- the secE gene encoding preprotein translocase subunit SecE: protein MSDKNNSKEIKAQEKLKKIQEKQKRKQDKKLEKKNKKEEFTKLYNEFEGHDGTQEGKIKAAKTKKIKKEKEKIDYKLAIKEAPIKFLKEVNKIQWSSRKNLGTKFLWVIIFIAVFGIFFFFVDWAFQNLFELMKIV, encoded by the coding sequence ATGTCTGATAAAAATAACTCTAAAGAAATCAAAGCTCAAGAAAAACTAAAAAAAATTCAAGAAAAACAAAAACGTAAACAAGATAAAAAACTTGAAAAGAAAAATAAAAAAGAAGAATTCACAAAATTATATAATGAATTCGAGGGCCATGACGGTACCCAAGAGGGTAAAATAAAGGCAGCCAAAACAAAAAAAATCAAAAAAGAAAAAGAAAAAATTGATTATAAATTAGCAATTAAAGAAGCTCCAATAAAGTTCCTAAAAGAAGTTAACAAAATTCAGTGATCTTCAAGAAAAAACTTGGGAACTAAATTTTTATGGGTTATAATCTTTATTGCAGTGTTTGGTATATTTTTTTTCTTTGTGGATTGAGCATTCCAAAATCTATTCGAACTTATGAAAATCGTTTAA
- a CDS encoding peptidylprolyl isomerase yields the protein MNTIKFEIILEDGRKMNAELYPELAPTSVENFVNLIKNNYFDGLIFHRVIKGFMIQGGGMFPDMSEKGGLNPIKGEFSINGWNKNATALPHTPGVLSMARTNVMDSATSQFFLVTGDAKFLDGQYASFGKLSDQESLNIALDIENVATGSKGFHDDVPLEPIVIKTMNLI from the coding sequence ATGAATACAATTAAATTTGAAATAATCTTAGAAGACGGAAGAAAAATGAACGCTGAGTTATATCCAGAATTGGCTCCAACATCTGTTGAAAACTTCGTTAACTTAATTAAAAATAATTACTTTGATGGACTAATCTTTCACAGAGTTATAAAAGGATTTATGATCCAAGGTGGAGGGATGTTTCCTGACATGAGTGAAAAAGGAGGACTTAACCCTATCAAAGGTGAGTTTTCAATAAATGGATGAAATAAAAATGCTACTGCATTACCACACACACCAGGAGTTCTTTCAATGGCAAGAACAAATGTTATGGATAGTGCAACAAGCCAATTCTTTTTAGTTACTGGCGATGCTAAGTTCTTGGATGGACAATATGCTTCGTTTGGTAAATTAAGTGATCAAGAAAGTTTAAATATAGCTCTTGATATAGAAAATGTTGCTACAGGATCAAAAGGTTTCCACGATGATGTGCCTTTAGAACCAATTGTTATAAAAACTATGAATCTTATTTAA
- the rpmG gene encoding 50S ribosomal protein L33 produces the protein MPQSKKKVILVCSECLSRNYTIQKSTISQRERLQIKKHCITCNAHVLHKETR, from the coding sequence ATGCCACAGTCAAAGAAAAAAGTTATTCTGGTTTGCAGCGAATGTTTGTCTAGAAATTATACAATCCAAAAGAGCACTATTTCTCAAAGAGAAAGATTGCAGATAAAAAAACATTGTATCACTTGCAATGCTCACGTATTACACAAGGAGACAAGATAA
- the nusG gene encoding transcription termination/antitermination protein NusG, whose amino-acid sequence MENINYQLEDELASYKGQWFVINCNSGHEDRVRADLLQKIETSGLEDRIFDIRISKGPVMGKNNKINEKNKFPGYLFINMNMTDETWFIVRNTPGVTGFIGSSGKGAKPLPLTVEEVTRMLDQNNNANNASGSNKSSSKGNANQPKKEKVLYTANYNTKDVVLVKDGPFSGTEGQVIEMDFEKGVAVVNIELFGRITPTEFEFISLEKAYN is encoded by the coding sequence ATGGAAAATATTAACTATCAATTAGAAGATGAATTAGCTTCTTACAAAGGTCAGTGATTTGTTATAAACTGTAATAGTGGACACGAAGACCGAGTTAGAGCCGATTTATTACAAAAAATTGAAACATCTGGACTTGAAGATAGAATTTTCGACATTAGAATTTCTAAAGGACCTGTAATGGGAAAAAATAACAAGATCAATGAAAAAAACAAATTCCCAGGTTACTTATTCATAAATATGAATATGACTGATGAAACATGATTCATTGTTAGAAATACACCAGGAGTTACTGGTTTCATTGGGTCTTCAGGAAAAGGTGCAAAACCTCTTCCATTAACTGTTGAAGAAGTTACAAGAATGTTAGACCAAAACAATAATGCAAATAACGCATCTGGTTCAAACAAATCTTCTTCAAAAGGTAATGCAAACCAACCCAAAAAAGAAAAGGTTCTTTACACAGCAAACTACAATACCAAAGATGTTGTTCTTGTTAAAGATGGGCCTTTCTCAGGCACAGAAGGACAAGTTATTGAAATGGACTTCGAAAAAGGAGTTGCAGTTGTTAACATCGAACTATTCGGTAGAATAACACCAACAGAATTCGAATTCATAAGTTTAGAAAAAGCTTACAATTAA
- the cysS gene encoding cysteine--tRNA ligase, with protein MKLYDSLTTKLIDIDVPKVCIYTCGPTVYDYIHIGNARPLILTDVIVRYLEHRDIKYKYLLNITDIDDKIINKSLEENINEEDYAVKYTNAFLNDLDDLNIKRPSSILPISLKINEILSFIDDLIKKGFAYENAGNVYFDISQWETKYGMLSKQNIEHLNIGERIEEDTNKKNPQDFVLWKKTEIGKRWLSKWSLGRPGWHTECALLIDDFFKGPIDIHVGGIDLKFPHHENERIQYMAKNSREISSVWLHNGHLSIDNVKMSKSLKNTILVKDYVKDNGSNSLRYIFLNSNYKQPLNITQELIEQSIEWVSKIETMLRTINWSTAIGESMLTNQTPIDDDFNSYKYITKFRAIIKNDLNTPMAISLVDEMCKNINKQIKNKLIDLTYSKLKSILDILGFKFEIKKLTIEDITKIKEWKALISQKEFDKADELREELKQENII; from the coding sequence ATGAAATTATATGATTCACTTACAACAAAACTTATAGACATAGATGTTCCTAAGGTTTGTATATATACTTGTGGTCCTACAGTTTATGACTATATTCATATAGGTAATGCAAGACCTTTAATATTAACTGATGTAATTGTTAGATATCTTGAACATAGAGATATAAAATACAAATATCTTTTAAATATAACTGATATCGATGACAAAATTATTAATAAATCACTTGAAGAAAATATAAATGAAGAAGATTATGCTGTTAAATATACAAATGCATTTCTTAATGATTTAGATGATTTAAATATAAAAAGACCCAGTTCAATTCTTCCTATTTCTTTAAAAATAAATGAAATACTTTCATTTATTGATGATTTAATAAAAAAAGGTTTTGCATATGAAAATGCAGGAAATGTTTATTTTGATATTAGTCAATGAGAAACAAAATATGGAATGCTATCAAAACAAAATATTGAACACTTAAATATTGGTGAAAGAATTGAAGAAGACACTAACAAAAAAAATCCACAAGACTTTGTTCTTTGAAAAAAAACGGAGATTGGAAAAAGATGACTTTCAAAATGAAGTTTGGGAAGACCTGGATGACATACCGAATGTGCATTGTTAATAGATGACTTTTTTAAGGGACCTATAGATATTCACGTTGGAGGAATTGATTTAAAATTCCCTCATCATGAAAATGAAAGAATACAATATATGGCAAAAAACTCTAGAGAAATATCTAGTGTTTGATTACACAATGGACACTTATCCATTGATAATGTAAAAATGTCTAAATCACTAAAAAATACAATTCTTGTAAAAGATTATGTAAAAGATAATGGAAGTAATTCTTTAAGATATATATTCTTAAACTCAAATTACAAACAACCACTAAACATAACACAAGAACTAATTGAACAATCAATTGAATGAGTTTCTAAAATAGAAACTATGTTAAGAACAATAAACTGATCTACTGCTATTGGAGAATCAATGCTAACTAATCAAACTCCAATTGATGATGATTTTAATTCATACAAATATATTACAAAGTTTAGAGCCATTATTAAAAATGACTTGAACACGCCAATGGCGATTTCACTAGTTGATGAAATGTGTAAGAATATAAACAAACAAATTAAAAATAAATTGATAGATCTTACATATTCTAAATTAAAATCTATTTTGGATATCTTAGGTTTCAAATTTGAAATTAAAAAATTAACAATAGAAGATATTACAAAAATTAAAGAATGAAAAGCGCTTATTAGTCAAAAAGAATTTGACAAAGCAGATGAGTTAAGAGAAGAACTTAAGCAGGAGAATATTATCTAA